A portion of the Aricia agestis chromosome 1, ilAriAges1.1, whole genome shotgun sequence genome contains these proteins:
- the LOC121725923 gene encoding beta-lactamase-like protein 2 homolog, whose product MAAVIPSVSKLSSRIIRILGCNPGPMTLQGTNTYLIGTGKNRILLDTGDKNISEYQKNLLEVVKSEQVNIEHIVVTHWHHDHIGGVEDIYGSIAKQPKVWKHRRDVLDSQDDDLPKSYTLNWLNDGQEIKVEGATVKIHHTPGHTTDHVVLTLLEDNILFSGDCILGEGTAVFEDLYTYMKSLQRILDLKPSIIYPGHGNIVEDPITKIGYYIAHRNQRESQILEALKEHSDKQLNEIDLVKIIYTETPEHLWPAAAYNVNHHLTKLTKENKIKFINKDGEKMWQYLSSRSNL is encoded by the exons atggcagCGGTTATTCCATCAGTATCAAAGCTTTCTAGTCGTATAATTAGGATATTAGGTTGCAACCCTGGTCCAATGACCTTACAAGGCACCAACACATATTTAATTGGCACAGGCAAAAA TCGGATCTTACTAGACACTGGGGATAAAAATATTAGTGAATACCAAAAAAACCTTTTAGAAGTAGTGAAGTCGGAACAAGTAAATATAGAGCATATAGTAGTTACCCACTGGCATCATGACCACATAGGTGGTGTGGAAGATATTTATGGAAGTATTGCAA AGCAACCCAAAGTTTGGAAACACAGGAGAGATGTTCTCGACAGTCAAGACGATGATCTGCCAAAGTCTTACACATTGAATTGGCTGAATGACGGGCAAGAAATAAAGGTGGAAGGAGCCACTGTAAAAATACACCACACCCCAGGACACACAACTGATCATGTCGTTTTAACATTACTTGAAGATAATATACTGTTCAGTGGTGATTGTATATTGGGTGAGGGTACAGCAGTTTTTGAGGATTTGTACACATACATGAAGAGTCTACAGAGGATATTAGATCTAAAACCAAGTATTATTTACCCGGGACATGGCAATATTGTTGAG GATCCAATTACTAAAATTGGATACTACATAGCACATCGCAATCAAAGGGAGAGCCAAATACTAGAAGCTCTTAAAGAACATAGCGATAAACAGTTGAATGAAATTGACttggttaaaataatttacacagAAACTCCAGAACACTTGTGGCCTGCGGCCGCTTACAATGTAAACCATCATTTGACTAAACTCACCAAAGAAAACAAGAtcaaatttataaataaagatGGAGAAAAAATGTGGCAATATCTTAGTTCAAGAAGCAATCTGTGA